From the genome of Enoplosus armatus isolate fEnoArm2 chromosome 21, fEnoArm2.hap1, whole genome shotgun sequence, one region includes:
- the chst2b gene encoding carbohydrate sulfotransferase 2, with protein sequence MRGKQYHQPLKLTAPWEKDAGFGRKLKTYRNHTKIIAQPGIVMKVLRRKRIVLFMAYFLLLVLTMLNLANYKWTKEPQQCNHQMRSTTYQSRSDIRFLYRPSLAKKRQLIYVLTTWRSGSSFFGELFNQNPEVFFLYEPMWHIWQKLYPGDAVSLQGAARDMLSSLYRCDLSVFQLYNSPGGKNFTSLGLFGATLNKVVCSYPLCSAYRKDVVGMVDDKVCKKCPPQSLRLLEEECLKYNTIVIKGVRILDVNVLAPLMEDPSLDLKVIHLVRDPRAVANSRIKSRHGLIRENLQVVRSRDPKLRRIPFVDPGHKANKKDGSDYHSIGAMEVICDRTSRTLRTALNPPSWLKGKYMAVRYEDLVENPVKTLRNIYRFANLTTNHDIESFALNMTSGSSSSSKPFIVSSRNATQAASAWRTVLSIQQIKQVEDYCHHAMSVLGYDRVRTAGEAKDLSKSLLTHSKL encoded by the coding sequence ATGAGAGGCAAACAATATCATCAACCACTGAAGTTGACAGCGCCTTGGGAGAAGGATGCTGGCTTTGGGAGGAAGCTCAAAACCTACAGGAATCATACCAAGATAATAGCACAGCCTGGGATCGTGATGAAAGTCCTCCGCAGGAAGAGGATCGTGTTATTCATGGCCTATTTCTTGCTGCTGGTCCTCACTATGCTCAACTTGGCTAATTATAAATGGACTAAAGAGCCACAGCAGTGTAACCATCAGATGAGGAGCACCACTTATCAGAGCAGATCTGACATTCGCTTCCTGTACAGGCCCTCTCTGGCTAAAAAGAGACAGCTCATCTATGTTCTGACCACCTGGAGGTCGGGTTCGTCCTTTTTTGGGGAGCTTTTTAACCAAAATCCTGAAGTGTTCTTCTTGTATGAGCCAATGTGGCACATCTGGCAGAAACTGTACCCAGGTGATGCAGTGTCTTTACAAGGGGCAGCCAGGGACATGCTCAGCTCCTTGTACCGCTGCGATCTGTCTGTTTTCCAACTTTACAACAGCCCCGGGGGCAAGAATTTTACCTCCCTTGGACTATTTGGGGCCACACTCAACAAAGTGGTATGCTCCTATCCCCTCTGCTCAGCCTACAGGAAAGACGTGGTGGGAATGGTGGATGATAAGGTGTGTAAAAAGTGCCCCCCTCAAAGCCTTAGACTGTTGGAGGAGGAGTGCCTCAAATATAACACCATAGTCATTAAAGGGGTGCGCATTTTGGACGTTAACGTGTTGGCCCCACTCATGGAGGATCCATCCTTGGATTTGAAGGTGATACACCTGGTCAGAGACCCGCGGGCAGTGGCAAACTCCAGGATCAAATCCAGGCACGGCCTGATAAGGGAGAATTTACAGGTGGTCCGCAGCAGGGACCCCAAACTCCGCCGGATACCTTTTGTGGATCCTGGTCACAAAGCCAACAAGAAGGATGGCTCAGACTACCACTCCATAGGAGCCATGGAGGTGATCTGTGACCGCACCTCCAGGACTTTGAGGACTGCCTTAAACCCACCCAGCTGGCTGAAGGGGAAGTACATGGCTGTGCGGTACGAGGACCTGGTGGAGAACCCAGTGAAGACCTTGCGGAACATCTATCGCTTTGCCAACCTCACCACCAACCACGACATCGAGTCATTTGCACTGAACATGACCAGtggctccagctcctcctctaaGCCATTCATAGTCTCGTCCAGGAATGCCACACAAGCTGCTAGTGCATGGAGAACAGTGCTCAGCATTCAACAGATCAAACAAGTGGAGGACTACTGCCACCATGCCATGTCTGTTCTAGGGTATGACAGAGTCAGAACAGCCGGGGAGGCCAAGGACTTGAGCAAATCACTACTGACACACTCCAAACTGTGA
- the trpc1 gene encoding short transient receptor potential channel 1: protein MHISVWPYSLSVVMSALYQGTDASSPDKFLALKDVREVKEETTLDEKLFLLACEKGDYYMVKKLLEENRHGELNINCVDVLGRDAVTITIENENLDILQLLLEHGCQATDALLVAIDSEVVGAVDILLNHRPRRSSKPSIAKLMQRIQNPEYSTTMDVAPVILAAHRNNYEILTMLLKQDISLPRPHAVGCECTLCNAKNKKDSLRHSRFRLDIYRCLASPSLIMLTEEDPILRAFELSTDLKELSLVEVEFRNDYDELAKQCKMFAKDLLAQARNSRELEVILNHTSSEDHINKRGLLEERMNLSRLKLAIKYNQKEFVAQSNCQQFLNTVWFGETASYRRKHTCLKMATVLSVAMLWPLLSVCYLLVPRSRVGQIIHTPFVKFIIHSASYFTFLLLLNLYSLVYNEGKKNTMGPALEMIDYLLILWIIGMVWSDVKRLWYEGLEDFLDESRNQLSFVMNSLYLATFALKIVAHSKFKNADDIERKNWDAFHPILVAEGLFAFANVLSYLRLFFMYTTSSILGPLQISMGQMLQEFGKFLGLFLLVLFSFTIGLTQLYGKDQKDPDKNPPKDCEGIFCPQQSNDAFHTFMGTCYALFWYIFSLAHVALFVTRIAYTEELRSFVGAMIIGTYNIVVVIVLTKLLVAMLHKSFRQIANHEDKEWKFARAKLWLSYFDDKCTLPPPFNILPSPKTVCYLVTSMRKWICSHTSKGKVKRQNSLKEWKNLKQKRDENYQKIMCCLVHRYLTSTRQKMQSTDQATVENLNDLRQDLSKFRNEMRDLLGFRTSKYAMFYPRS, encoded by the exons ATGCACATCAGTGTTTGGCCGTACTCGCTCTCCGTCGTAATGTCAGCTCTGTACCAGGGCACGGACGCCTCCTCTCCGGATAAATTTCTGGCCTTGAAAGACGTGAGAGAGGTGAAAGAGGAAACTACGCTGGACGAGAAGCTCTTCTTGCTCGCATGCGAGAAAG GTGACTACTACATGGTGAAGAAACTGCTCGAGGAAAACCGACATGGCGAGCTCAACATCAACTGCGTAGACGTGCTGGGCCGCGACGCCGTCACCATCACCATCGAGAACGAGAACCTAGacatcctccagctccttctaGAACATGGCTGCCAG GCAACAGATGCATTGTTGGTGGCCATAGACTCTGAGGTGGTGGGAGCTGTGGACATCCTCCTCAACCACAGGCCGAGGCGATCCTCCAAGCCCTCCATTGCT AAACTGATGCAGCGGATTCAGAACCCAGAGTATTCCACCACCATGGACGTGGCTCCAGTCATCCTGGCAGCCCACAGGAACAACTACGAGATCCTGACTATGCTGCTGAAACAGGACATCTCGCTCCCCCGGCCCCACGCTGTTGGCTGCGAGTGCACGCTCTGCAACGCTAAAAACAAGAAGGATAGCTTACGACACTCCAG GTTCCGCCTGGACATCTACCGCTGCCTGGCCAGCCCTTCTCTGATCATGCTGACCGAGGAAGATCCCATACTCAGGGCCTTTGAGCTGAGTACAGACCTCAAGGAGCTCAGCCTGGTTGAGGTGGAGTTCAG GAATGACTATGATGAGCTGGCGAAGCAGTGTAAGATGTTTGCCAAGGACCTGCTGGCTCAAGCTCGAAACTCTCGAGAGCTAGAAGTGATTCTCAACCACACATCCAGCGAGGATCACATTAACAAGAGAGGCTTACTGGAGGAGCGCATGAACCTCAGTCGACTCAAGCTTGCCATCAAGTACAACCAAAAAGAG TTTGTGGCTCAGTCCAACTGTCAGCAGTTCCTCAACACCGTCTGGTTTGGAGAGACGGCCAGCTACCGGCGCAAACACACCTGTCTAAAGATGGCCACAGTACTGAGCGTGGCGATGCTTTGGCCGCTGCTTTCTGTCTGCTACCTTCTGGTGCCACGCTCCCGTGTGGGCCAGATCATTCACACGCCCTTCGTCAAGTTCATCATCCACAGCGCCTCCTACTTcaccttcctgctgctgctcaatCTGTACTCTCTGGTCTACAATGAGGGCAAGAAAAACACCATGGGCCCCGCGCTGGAGATGATAGATTACCTGCTCATCCTCTGGATCATAg GCATGGTGTGGTCGGATGTGAAGCGCCTGTGGTACGAGGGGCTGGAAGACTTTCTGGATGAGTCCAGGAACCAGCTGAGTTTCGTGATGAATTCCCTTTACCTAGCCACCTTTGCCCTCAAGATAGTTGCTCATagcaag TTCAAGAATGCGGACGACATAGAGAGGAAGAACTGGGATGCCTTCCACCCCATCTTGGTGGCCGAGGGCCTGTTTGCCTTTGCCAACGTTCTAAGTTACCTGCGACTCTTCTTCATGTACACCACCAGCTCCATACTGGGGCCGCTACAG ATCTCCATGGGTCAGATGCTGCAGGAGTTTGGAAAGTTTTTGGGCCTCTTCCTGCTAGTGTTATTCTCCTTCACCATCGGGCTCACCCAGCTTTATGGAAAGGACCAGAAAGACCCAGACAAGAATCCACCCAAGGACTGCGAGGGCATATTCTGCCCACAACAGAGCAATGATGCATTCCACAC GTTTATGGGGACCTGCTATGCCTTATTCTGGTACATCTTCTCCTTGGCACATGTTGCGCTCTTCGTCACCCGCATCGCCTACACAGAGGAGCTGCGCTCTTTTGTGGGTGCCATGATCATAGGCACCTACAACATCGTGGTGGTTATTGTGCTGACCAAGCTGCTGGTGGCCATGCTCCATAAAAGTTTCAGACAAATTGCT AATCACGAGGACAAGGAGTGGAAGTTTGCTCGCGCCAAACTGTGGCTCAGCTACTTTGACGACAAGTGCACCCTGCCGCCGCCGTTCAATATCCTCCCCTCCCCTAAGACTGTCTGCTACCTGGTGACCAGCATGAGAAAGTGGATCTGTTCGCACACCTCGAAGGGCAAGGTGAAGAGACAGAACAGCCTCAAG GAGTGGAAGAACCTGAAGCAGAAGCGTGATGAGAACTACCAGAAGATCATGTGTTGTCTGGTTCACCGCTACTTGACCTCCACGCGGCAGAAGATGCAGAGCACCGATCAGGCCACCGTGGAAAATCTGAATGACCTGCGCCAAGACCTGTCCAAGTTTCGCAACGAGATGAGGGACCTGCTGGGCTTCCGGACCTCCAAATATGCCATGTTCTATCCAAGGAGTTAA